The following proteins are encoded in a genomic region of Sneathiella marina:
- a CDS encoding (2Fe-2S)-binding protein: MISFSLNGKTVTTDVPSETPLLWVVRDVFQLKGSKFGCGVGLCGACTMHVEGEAVRTCILAIEDVADKNVTTIEGLGTREDPHPLQESWVAQSVPQCGYCQSGQIMSAAALLSQNPKPTDTDIDAAMKGNICRCGTYGRIRQAIHATANAGEKS; the protein is encoded by the coding sequence ATGATCAGCTTCTCATTGAACGGCAAAACAGTCACAACGGACGTTCCATCGGAAACGCCCCTTCTATGGGTTGTACGCGATGTTTTTCAGCTAAAAGGATCAAAATTTGGCTGTGGCGTGGGATTATGTGGCGCTTGCACCATGCATGTAGAGGGAGAAGCGGTTCGAACCTGCATTCTAGCGATAGAAGATGTTGCCGATAAAAACGTAACGACAATTGAAGGGCTGGGAACGCGCGAAGATCCGCATCCGCTACAGGAATCCTGGGTAGCGCAAAGTGTTCCTCAATGCGGATATTGCCAGTCAGGACAGATCATGTCGGCGGCCGCCCTCCTGTCCCAAAACCCAAAACCAACGGACACGGATATTGATGCGGCAATGAAGGGTAATATCTGTCGATGCGGCACCTATGGCCGGATCCGGCAAGCTATCCATGCGACAGCAAATGCTGGAGAAAAATCATGA
- a CDS encoding LysR substrate-binding domain-containing protein has translation MQPTLRQLLVFKTIVEQRSFGKSAKILNTSQPALSRAIKDLEAVLSRPLLIRTTRSVKPTEAGKEFYARAVRILDDLSEAVTVTRDVADGRKGRLVVSYMDFAIVGKLPEILKRIRNAQPKVQLDVRLLVTQVQIELLKQDKLDVGLVSGITEKTILSGFSRKLVDCESLVAVLPSDHHLANRKSLKMRELANEPFVTGGSHWYYYTDKLIDICRQHGFSPEITQTADMRDGIIGFVLAGIGITVYPQCITNAPRPGLSFVPINDVPKVINTFALWKTDNTNPTLPIFIEQLPQASTYSQ, from the coding sequence ATGCAGCCAACTCTTAGACAGCTCCTGGTTTTTAAAACTATCGTAGAGCAACGTAGCTTTGGTAAAAGCGCCAAAATTCTGAACACATCTCAGCCGGCACTCAGCAGAGCAATCAAAGATTTAGAAGCCGTATTAAGTAGACCTCTTCTGATTCGCACCACTCGATCCGTCAAGCCAACTGAAGCCGGAAAGGAGTTTTATGCTCGAGCTGTACGGATATTGGATGACCTAAGTGAGGCAGTAACAGTTACGCGGGATGTAGCTGATGGCAGGAAAGGCAGACTGGTAGTTTCCTACATGGATTTTGCCATTGTTGGAAAGTTACCTGAAATTCTTAAAAGAATTCGAAATGCCCAACCAAAGGTTCAGCTTGATGTCAGGCTCTTAGTAACGCAAGTCCAAATAGAATTACTGAAGCAGGACAAACTTGATGTAGGATTAGTCAGTGGAATAACGGAAAAGACAATTTTATCTGGATTTTCAAGAAAATTAGTGGATTGTGAAAGTCTTGTCGCTGTACTCCCCAGCGACCATCATTTGGCAAATAGGAAATCTCTTAAAATGAGGGAACTTGCAAACGAGCCTTTTGTTACCGGCGGGTCCCATTGGTATTACTACACTGACAAATTGATTGATATATGTCGGCAACATGGTTTCTCGCCGGAAATTACACAGACTGCGGATATGCGAGACGGCATCATAGGCTTCGTTTTAGCTGGTATTGGAATTACCGTCTATCCGCAGTGCATCACAAATGCTCCCCGACCAGGTCTCTCTTTTGTCCCGATAAATGATGTCCCTAAAGTTATTAATACATTCGCTCTTTGGAAAACCGACAATACAAATCCGACCCTCCCAATATTCATTGAACAGCTTCCTCAGGCAAGCACATACTCCCAATAG
- a CDS encoding GYD domain-containing protein, with the protein MASLVLYLVKYENDQKAAMLSTPEMRDRAAIHRAAITDFGGTPIAQYGTYGEYDMVYIYEMPSDKALAANLHLTDSFGLAKNSKAIPLMNSEDFVESMKIADGIVTSYSSAK; encoded by the coding sequence ATGGCTTCATTAGTTCTCTATTTGGTTAAGTATGAAAATGATCAAAAGGCCGCTATGCTTTCAACACCTGAAATGCGTGATCGTGCAGCAATTCATCGCGCAGCAATTACTGATTTCGGCGGCACTCCGATTGCGCAATACGGCACCTACGGTGAATATGACATGGTGTATATTTATGAGATGCCATCGGATAAGGCGCTAGCAGCAAATCTACATTTGACGGATTCATTTGGCTTGGCTAAGAACAGCAAAGCAATACCATTAATGAATAGCGAGGATTTTGTTGAATCGATGAAAATTGCGGATGGAATAGTGACAAGTTATTCTTCCGCAAAATAG
- a CDS encoding NAD(P)H-binding protein, with amino-acid sequence MAKAENILITGATGMVGHQVLKLLLQKDGVKKVVSISRNPTGLNDPRLTEIFHDNFMDFRSVANDLKEIDICFYCLGVYQGGVQKDKFFEITCDYQRALTDVLADESPEATFVLFGAQGADPTEKNLATFAKAKGRAENLLSETAFPRKFIFRPGYIFPTGIRQPKNLLYKIFGGIVGLLRRFDLSSAHSDQDLAKAMVIAAFNDERAFNIFEEPDIKRIARS; translated from the coding sequence ATGGCCAAGGCTGAGAATATTCTGATAACCGGTGCCACAGGTATGGTTGGTCATCAGGTTCTAAAGCTCCTCTTGCAAAAAGATGGGGTTAAAAAAGTCGTGTCGATCAGCCGAAACCCGACAGGATTAAATGACCCGCGGTTGACCGAGATTTTTCATGATAATTTTATGGACTTCAGAAGTGTAGCCAATGATCTAAAAGAAATCGATATTTGTTTCTATTGTTTGGGCGTATATCAGGGCGGCGTTCAAAAAGACAAATTTTTCGAAATAACCTGTGACTATCAAAGAGCCTTAACAGATGTTCTTGCCGATGAGAGTCCAGAGGCAACTTTCGTTTTGTTTGGAGCGCAAGGGGCTGATCCAACAGAAAAGAACCTGGCGACCTTTGCAAAGGCGAAGGGCCGGGCTGAAAACCTGCTTTCGGAAACTGCTTTTCCAAGAAAGTTTATCTTCAGACCGGGCTATATTTTCCCCACTGGAATCCGCCAGCCCAAGAACCTTCTGTATAAGATATTTGGTGGGATCGTAGGGTTACTTCGAAGATTTGATTTGTCTTCCGCGCATAGCGATCAGGATTTGGCCAAGGCTATGGTTATAGCGGCCTTTAATGATGAACGGGCCTTCAATATTTTTGAAGAGCCTGACATCAAGCGCATTGCTAGATCATAA
- a CDS encoding hydantoinase B/oxoprolinase family protein, translating to MALSSVDHAIINRALIAASHEMGSKLIRSAHSPIVREAQDCSAAIINRQGKVVAQAELTAIQLGSIAQTLAPCLALFPVETIREGDFFINNDPYHGGQHIQDIFIFTPIFYDAVLIGFSASVVHHIDLGGGAPGLNPYADDVHQEGLIFPPTLYNLEHDWNGGPLERFITANVRMPDATIGDINAQFAANLIGAKRLIALVERYNVEQLSEAMDAMLDYSERRVRNAVRKLPNGTYYADAAVDDDGVNKTPLVIRTQLTVEDESLKISFEGTNSQVATNLNCPLASTVAAVVACAKSVLTDSDIPFNDGVGRVIEVSAPFGSLLNPSPPAPVRARLLASHRVFNAVMKALVQVAPDKVIAEGFDTTTPVCLSRIEGNDYNIYLEILGGGYGAGENNDGCDGVDSPLSNCANIPIESLEMDYRFLRIENYSLIPDSGGDGKHRGGLGFERSYRVLQEGVSFATYSDRFEIGPEGLFGGKPGGLASMFIDRNGEKIDLTSKMGCDLQKGDLLVIRTGGGAGYGEPEKRSADRIEHDVSEGLTRLQNR from the coding sequence ATGGCGCTATCCAGCGTTGATCACGCAATCATTAATAGGGCATTGATTGCTGCTTCTCATGAAATGGGAAGTAAGTTAATTCGATCGGCGCATTCTCCAATCGTTCGGGAAGCACAGGACTGCTCGGCAGCAATTATTAATCGCCAGGGCAAGGTTGTAGCGCAGGCCGAACTGACGGCAATTCAGCTTGGGTCAATTGCACAAACATTAGCGCCTTGCCTTGCGCTGTTTCCGGTGGAGACTATCCGGGAAGGCGATTTCTTTATTAATAATGACCCCTATCATGGCGGGCAGCATATTCAGGACATATTCATTTTTACGCCCATATTCTATGATGCTGTGTTGATAGGCTTCAGCGCCTCGGTTGTTCATCATATTGATTTGGGTGGTGGTGCGCCGGGCTTAAATCCCTATGCAGATGATGTTCATCAGGAAGGTCTTATTTTCCCGCCAACATTATATAATTTGGAACATGATTGGAACGGCGGGCCACTAGAACGGTTTATCACGGCTAACGTTCGAATGCCTGATGCAACAATTGGGGATATTAATGCTCAATTTGCAGCTAACCTGATAGGGGCAAAGAGGCTAATTGCTCTGGTTGAACGCTATAATGTTGAGCAATTGTCGGAGGCTATGGACGCCATGCTTGATTATTCGGAACGGCGGGTTCGCAATGCAGTTCGTAAACTTCCAAACGGTACTTACTATGCAGATGCTGCCGTGGACGATGACGGCGTTAACAAAACGCCTCTAGTTATTAGAACCCAGCTGACTGTCGAAGATGAAAGCCTGAAAATCTCTTTTGAGGGTACGAATTCACAGGTGGCGACAAATTTAAATTGTCCGTTGGCCTCAACGGTTGCTGCGGTGGTCGCCTGTGCAAAATCAGTGCTTACGGATTCTGATATTCCGTTTAACGATGGTGTAGGTCGCGTAATAGAGGTAAGTGCCCCATTTGGATCATTGTTGAATCCCTCACCTCCCGCGCCGGTTAGGGCTCGATTATTAGCCAGCCACAGGGTCTTTAACGCTGTAATGAAGGCTCTGGTACAAGTCGCGCCGGATAAAGTAATTGCTGAGGGGTTTGATACGACCACGCCAGTTTGTCTAAGCCGCATCGAAGGCAACGACTACAACATTTACCTTGAGATACTCGGTGGTGGTTATGGCGCAGGTGAAAACAATGACGGTTGTGACGGTGTTGATTCCCCTTTGTCAAATTGTGCAAACATTCCAATTGAATCGCTGGAAATGGATTACCGATTTTTACGCATTGAAAATTATTCACTGATCCCGGATTCTGGCGGAGATGGGAAGCACCGGGGAGGATTGGGTTTTGAGAGATCTTATCGAGTGCTTCAGGAAGGTGTCAGCTTTGCGACTTATAGCGACCGCTTTGAAATTGGACCCGAAGGACTTTTTGGCGGAAAACCGGGAGGATTGGCGAGCATGTTCATAGATCGGAACGGCGAAAAGATTGATCTTACATCAAAGATGGGATGCGATCTGCAAAAAGGAGATTTATTGGTTATCCGGACAGGCGGTGGTGCTGGATATGGTGAACCTGAGAAACGGAGCGCCGATCGCATAGAGCATGATGTTTCAGAAGGGCTGACCCGCCTTCAAAATCGTTAA
- a CDS encoding IS6 family transposase has translation MSYQRHRFSPHIIQQAVSLFARFTLSYRDVEDLLAERGQDISNETVRRWFLKFGAPIAQNLRSSHPTPNDIWHLDEMVIVIRRRRHFLWRAVDSEGEVLDFLVQPRRNAKAALKLIRKLLKKQGFIPPRIVTDKLKSYHKAFRTLSLEAEHIDNKRLINLAENSHLPVRQREQKMQKFKSPGSAQRFLNIYSATYNSFSLQRHLVDRPNLKQCRAEAFFVWATASIAA, from the coding sequence ATCTCCTATCAGCGCCATCGTTTCTCGCCTCATATTATTCAGCAAGCCGTATCGCTGTTTGCTCGATTTACGCTGAGCTATCGAGATGTTGAAGATCTTCTGGCCGAACGAGGCCAGGATATTTCCAATGAAACGGTTCGACGTTGGTTTCTGAAATTTGGAGCGCCCATTGCTCAAAATCTGAGATCCTCTCACCCTACTCCCAACGATATCTGGCATCTGGACGAAATGGTCATAGTTATACGAAGAAGGCGCCATTTTCTGTGGCGTGCCGTTGATAGCGAAGGAGAAGTGCTGGATTTCCTAGTACAACCGAGACGAAACGCCAAAGCTGCCTTGAAACTGATAAGAAAATTATTGAAGAAGCAAGGCTTTATACCGCCGCGAATTGTGACAGATAAACTGAAATCTTATCACAAAGCGTTCCGAACTTTGAGCTTAGAAGCTGAACACATTGACAATAAACGATTAATTAATCTTGCCGAGAACTCTCATCTCCCAGTACGACAAAGAGAACAAAAAATGCAGAAATTTAAATCACCAGGATCTGCTCAGAGGTTTCTCAATATTTACTCAGCTACTTACAATAGCTTCTCTCTACAACGTCACTTAGTCGATCGGCCTAATCTCAAGCAATGTCGCGCTGAAGCATTTTTCGTTTGGGCAACCGCAAGCATCGCTGCCTAA
- a CDS encoding hydantoinase/oxoprolinase family protein produces the protein MKSGMRVGIEVGGTFTDLIEIREGIAHIAKVPSTPDQPDVGAINAIETAGVDLENVVDLVHGSTVATNAVLERKGGRVCVIVTKGMRDIFNLQRHDRTSIYDLKYKKPQPIINRQDVWELNERIDADGQVVQILDKRELEKLADKITAHEEYDAIAICLLNSYVNPDHERQVANIIKTISPQMPVTCSCDVSPEFREYERASTTALSAYVQPNIEGYLNRFLEKLKVKDFAGRFSIMQSNGGRMPAQAMSKNAITALYSGPAAGVVGATGIAEKIGYKNIITLDMGGTSTDVALIVNGTPDLTPQTKIDGLPVRTPVIDIATVGAGGGSIAWIDDGNLLRVGPESAGANPGPASYGRGGELPTITDAHLIRGTLQANSFLGGTMEVDLEAARSSFKSMSRKLSMPIEELADSSIRIAEANIVRAIQQVSTERGRDPRDFVIVAFGGAGPLHAARVAEDLDIGTVVIPPHAGVLSAIGLLMSDYVHFRARTERTQLVDSSLASIIDTLSDLRIQTENYLKSEGISEGLIFEYILEMRYVGQAFEVSVILEGGMKNLTINMILKAFSEAHHRIFEFSKPPENPVEIVSYRVGARTKSSELSAFTDGISGREKSRAEAKSIEITEGGLQAQCQLTTRQFITAGSSFGPILIEDGTSTIYVPPKWSALRDEANNIILKQKGE, from the coding sequence ATGAAAAGTGGAATGCGCGTAGGTATCGAGGTCGGGGGAACTTTTACCGACTTAATTGAAATTCGCGAAGGTATTGCCCACATTGCCAAAGTGCCGAGCACTCCTGATCAGCCGGATGTCGGAGCAATTAACGCAATCGAGACCGCTGGTGTCGATTTAGAAAATGTTGTTGATCTTGTACATGGCTCTACTGTAGCGACCAATGCCGTGTTGGAACGCAAAGGGGGTCGAGTCTGTGTAATCGTAACAAAAGGAATGCGTGATATTTTCAATCTTCAGCGACATGATCGAACGTCGATTTATGACCTGAAATATAAAAAGCCACAGCCGATCATCAATCGACAGGATGTATGGGAACTCAATGAGCGAATTGATGCTGATGGGCAGGTTGTTCAAATACTCGATAAACGCGAACTTGAAAAATTGGCGGATAAAATTACAGCACATGAGGAATATGATGCGATCGCAATTTGTCTTCTGAACAGCTATGTGAATCCAGATCACGAACGACAGGTAGCTAACATTATTAAGACTATCTCTCCTCAGATGCCAGTTACTTGCTCATGTGATGTCTCTCCTGAATTCAGGGAATATGAACGAGCATCCACCACAGCGCTTTCTGCATATGTACAGCCTAATATTGAAGGTTACTTAAATAGATTTTTGGAGAAGTTAAAAGTTAAGGATTTTGCCGGCCGTTTCAGCATTATGCAGTCGAACGGTGGCAGGATGCCAGCCCAGGCGATGTCTAAAAATGCGATTACTGCTCTATATTCAGGCCCGGCAGCAGGTGTTGTAGGAGCAACGGGGATTGCCGAAAAAATTGGCTATAAGAACATTATAACGCTTGATATGGGTGGGACGAGTACAGATGTTGCCTTGATCGTAAACGGAACACCAGATCTTACTCCGCAAACTAAAATTGATGGGCTGCCAGTTCGGACCCCGGTTATTGATATTGCTACTGTTGGCGCCGGAGGGGGATCTATCGCCTGGATTGACGATGGAAACTTGTTACGGGTCGGACCTGAATCAGCTGGCGCAAATCCCGGGCCTGCGAGTTATGGGCGGGGTGGCGAACTGCCAACAATAACGGACGCGCATTTAATACGCGGAACGTTGCAAGCGAATTCATTTCTTGGAGGCACCATGGAAGTTGATTTGGAGGCTGCAAGATCATCTTTCAAGTCAATGTCCCGCAAACTGTCGATGCCGATTGAAGAGCTAGCGGATAGTTCAATTCGTATTGCCGAAGCTAATATCGTTCGTGCAATTCAACAGGTATCTACTGAGCGTGGGCGTGATCCTCGTGATTTTGTCATCGTCGCATTTGGCGGGGCGGGACCTTTACATGCGGCCAGGGTTGCGGAAGATCTTGATATCGGTACCGTGGTCATTCCTCCGCATGCTGGTGTTCTTTCTGCAATTGGTCTTTTGATGTCAGATTACGTTCATTTCCGAGCTCGGACTGAGCGTACTCAATTGGTCGACAGCTCACTTGCTAGCATCATCGACACATTGTCAGATTTAAGAATCCAAACGGAAAATTACTTGAAATCAGAAGGAATTTCTGAGGGGCTGATTTTTGAATATATTCTTGAAATGCGATATGTGGGTCAGGCGTTTGAAGTGTCAGTGATTTTAGAGGGGGGTATGAAAAATTTAACAATTAACATGATCTTGAAGGCATTTTCTGAAGCACATCATCGGATTTTTGAATTTTCTAAACCACCTGAAAACCCTGTCGAGATTGTTTCATACCGTGTTGGGGCGAGGACTAAATCATCGGAGCTTTCCGCTTTCACTGATGGGATAAGCGGTAGGGAAAAATCAAGGGCTGAAGCAAAGAGTATTGAAATTACTGAAGGTGGGTTGCAGGCACAATGCCAACTCACGACCCGTCAATTTATAACAGCGGGGAGTTCGTTCGGCCCAATTCTGATTGAAGATGGGACATCGACGATATACGTGCCGCCCAAATGGTCTGCATTACGTGACGAGGCGAATAATATTATTCTGAAGCAGAAGGGAGAATGA
- a CDS encoding IS6 family transposase, with amino-acid sequence MQKISYSRHRLSPLIIQHAVRLYARFTLSYRDIEDLLAERGLDISYETVRSWFLKFGEPIANNLKSSRPTPNDIWHLDEMVVVIRGKRYWLWRAVDSEGEVLDFFVQSKRNMKAALKLMRKLLKKQGFAPAQIVTNKLKSYHKAFRILGLTAGHIDNKQSNNRAENSHLPVRRRERKMQRFKSPGSAQKFLNIRSITYNSFYFQRYLIDRARLRKCRAEAFGVWERAGATA; translated from the coding sequence ATGCAAAAGATCTCTTATTCCCGCCATCGTCTTTCACCTCTTATCATTCAGCATGCAGTCAGGCTGTACGCTCGATTTACGCTGAGCTATCGAGATATCGAAGATCTTTTGGCCGAACGTGGCCTGGATATTTCCTATGAGACAGTTCGTAGCTGGTTTCTGAAGTTTGGTGAGCCTATTGCCAATAATCTGAAATCATCCCGCCCTACTCCTAATGATATCTGGCACTTAGATGAAATGGTCGTCGTTATTCGAGGAAAACGATATTGGCTTTGGCGGGCTGTTGATAGTGAGGGAGAAGTCCTAGATTTCTTTGTACAATCTAAGCGAAACATGAAAGCTGCCTTGAAACTGATGCGCAAACTACTCAAGAAACAAGGCTTTGCGCCTGCACAAATAGTAACAAATAAATTGAAATCATATCACAAGGCATTCCGAATATTGGGCTTAACTGCCGGGCATATTGATAACAAACAGTCGAACAATCGAGCGGAAAACTCACATCTTCCGGTAAGGCGAAGGGAGCGAAAAATGCAACGGTTTAAATCACCAGGATCTGCCCAGAAATTCCTGAATATCCGCTCAATCACCTACAATAGCTTTTACTTTCAACGTTACTTAATTGACCGAGCTCGTCTTAGGAAATGTCGCGCTGAAGCATTTGGCGTCTGGGAGCGCGCAGGTGCTACAGCCTAA
- a CDS encoding xanthine dehydrogenase family protein molybdopterin-binding subunit — translation MSRPDPKTKLDFSRRQALKIFGIAGGGLIASVHLGGCSARAAPLRVGKSEGMTDNAFIQITPKNEIHFYLPRAEMGQGVYMGLTSLIAEELEVSPNEIIVHHAPVHEAYAKPSSSLQYTGGSTSLSAHFVHLRQVAANVRESIRQAAAKTLDVSASKLRMENGNVLSGPHVYAYGMFANAAAELPFREETPLKPESEFKVIGQTQARMDGWDKVTGNAQFSLDVDFPGLYRASLRRAPVTGGKVKSFSDAETLKAQGVHKVVEIFNGVAVVATHHWQAKQAAELLKIEWELPELATISSPELRATMEEALTSEDDLNAHSQGDTNAAFKMSEAIIESKYWAPYLAHATMEPMNCTARIENGQCDIWVGSQMPDGALGMAAHHSGLPRDKVKLHPTFLGGGFGRRLSSDFVAEATAIAAKSGVAIQLIWSREEDMQNDRFRPASLVKLKAGLDDQGNINSWTATRVGANVAAHFADDNLETIAPEFLPWGLSDWASKRSYWLFENLIVNPASVHGLFGDYDIPNQDIRHVTVDPGLPIGYWRSVGHSFSAFFAESFMDELAHEANRDPLEFRLAHNNHDPRMQGVLKLLAQKAGWGEAPEGRFQGIAAHNSFETAVAQIVELSVTDGDAIKVHKVTCAVDCGVAVTPDIVRQQMESGIIYGMTAALYGEITLDKGEVEQSNFHDYEMLRMDKAPEIEVHIVPSKSDPTGVGEPGLPPIAPALGNAIFTATGLRIRELPLSNHIEFV, via the coding sequence ATGAGCAGACCTGACCCGAAGACCAAGCTGGATTTTTCGCGTCGACAGGCATTGAAAATATTCGGCATTGCTGGCGGGGGACTTATTGCGTCCGTCCATCTTGGCGGTTGTTCTGCAAGGGCAGCTCCGCTTCGTGTTGGAAAATCCGAAGGCATGACAGACAACGCCTTTATTCAGATCACACCGAAGAATGAAATCCACTTCTATCTGCCGCGCGCTGAAATGGGACAAGGAGTTTATATGGGGCTCACGTCGCTTATCGCTGAAGAGCTGGAAGTCAGCCCCAATGAGATTATTGTCCACCACGCCCCCGTGCATGAAGCATATGCCAAGCCCAGTTCCAGCCTGCAATATACAGGCGGAAGCACCAGTCTCAGCGCCCATTTTGTTCATCTAAGGCAGGTCGCAGCCAATGTGCGTGAAAGTATCCGGCAAGCCGCTGCAAAAACACTCGATGTGTCCGCAAGTAAGCTGCGTATGGAAAATGGCAACGTGCTATCAGGTCCACATGTATACGCCTATGGTATGTTTGCGAATGCCGCGGCGGAGTTACCTTTTCGGGAAGAAACGCCCCTCAAACCTGAAAGTGAATTTAAAGTCATCGGTCAAACACAAGCGCGTATGGATGGCTGGGATAAGGTTACTGGTAACGCCCAATTTTCCCTGGATGTTGATTTTCCGGGTTTATATCGCGCATCGTTACGCCGTGCACCCGTAACTGGCGGTAAGGTAAAATCTTTCAGTGACGCTGAAACACTGAAGGCACAGGGAGTTCACAAAGTCGTCGAAATTTTTAACGGCGTGGCAGTTGTGGCGACACATCATTGGCAGGCCAAGCAGGCCGCCGAACTATTAAAGATTGAATGGGAGTTACCGGAACTCGCGACGATTTCAAGCCCCGAACTTCGGGCGACGATGGAAGAGGCTTTAACGAGTGAGGATGATCTAAACGCTCACTCTCAGGGTGATACGAACGCTGCTTTCAAAATGTCTGAAGCTATTATCGAAAGTAAATACTGGGCCCCTTATCTGGCTCACGCCACCATGGAGCCAATGAACTGCACTGCCCGTATTGAAAACGGTCAGTGCGATATATGGGTGGGTAGCCAGATGCCCGATGGGGCCTTGGGCATGGCCGCGCATCATAGCGGATTACCGCGGGATAAAGTAAAGCTCCATCCGACATTTCTGGGAGGCGGATTTGGCCGTCGTCTATCATCGGATTTTGTGGCTGAAGCGACGGCAATCGCCGCGAAAAGCGGTGTTGCCATCCAATTAATCTGGAGCCGCGAGGAAGATATGCAAAATGATCGCTTTCGCCCCGCATCACTCGTCAAATTGAAAGCAGGGTTGGATGATCAGGGAAATATCAACTCCTGGACAGCCACACGTGTCGGCGCCAACGTTGCCGCGCATTTCGCCGATGATAATCTGGAAACCATTGCCCCGGAATTTCTGCCCTGGGGTCTAAGTGACTGGGCAAGCAAACGCAGCTACTGGCTGTTTGAAAATCTGATTGTCAATCCTGCCAGCGTCCATGGTCTCTTTGGTGATTATGATATTCCCAATCAGGATATTCGGCATGTAACTGTCGATCCCGGTCTTCCCATTGGCTACTGGCGCTCTGTGGGTCACTCCTTCAGTGCTTTTTTTGCGGAAAGTTTTATGGATGAGTTAGCGCATGAGGCAAACCGGGATCCGCTAGAATTTCGTCTCGCCCATAACAATCATGACCCACGCATGCAAGGTGTCTTGAAGCTGCTGGCCCAAAAAGCCGGATGGGGAGAGGCGCCAGAGGGTCGTTTTCAGGGTATTGCCGCCCATAATTCCTTTGAAACAGCCGTCGCCCAAATAGTCGAGCTTTCCGTTACTGATGGTGACGCGATCAAGGTCCACAAAGTCACTTGCGCGGTTGATTGCGGCGTTGCCGTAACACCGGATATTGTCCGCCAGCAAATGGAAAGCGGCATCATATACGGGATGACTGCAGCCCTTTACGGCGAGATCACCCTTGATAAGGGAGAGGTCGAGCAAAGTAATTTCCACGATTATGAAATGCTGAGAATGGACAAGGCGCCTGAAATAGAAGTTCATATTGTCCCCAGCAAGTCCGATCCAACAGGTGTCGGGGAGCCGGGCTTGCCGCCCATCGCCCCCGCTCTTGGCAATGCCATTTTTACCGCGACGGGCCTCCGCATCAGGGAACTTCCCCTGTCAAACCACATAGAGTTCGTGTGA
- a CDS encoding TetR/AcrR family transcriptional regulator, whose translation MEKEITHKELLVAFANYGFRKASMEDLSRVAGVSRQTLYKRFKSKQAVLDWAVTGFVEARGVRVQACLQNPDAGNNEALLMFYRVWMGELAPLLNTTPHGMEIMGLSTDSLKKSGVNTHDDYETMISEFLISRGLCKDQNSASETYYLLTMAAKGILFKESSEDDFASGMKRVLETVFPT comes from the coding sequence ATGGAAAAAGAAATTACGCATAAAGAATTATTGGTGGCCTTTGCGAATTATGGATTTCGCAAAGCGTCAATGGAAGACTTGTCACGCGTTGCCGGGGTTTCCAGACAGACGCTCTATAAAAGATTCAAGTCAAAGCAGGCGGTCCTGGATTGGGCGGTCACCGGATTTGTCGAAGCGCGGGGCGTTAGGGTGCAAGCCTGCCTGCAGAATCCAGATGCTGGCAATAATGAAGCACTTCTGATGTTCTATAGGGTTTGGATGGGAGAACTCGCCCCTCTCTTGAACACGACGCCTCACGGCATGGAGATTATGGGGCTTAGTACAGATTCACTCAAAAAATCGGGAGTAAACACACATGACGACTATGAAACTATGATCTCGGAATTCCTGATTAGTCGCGGGTTATGCAAAGATCAGAATTCGGCATCTGAAACCTACTATCTGCTGACCATGGCAGCCAAAGGGATACTTTTTAAAGAGAGTTCTGAAGATGATTTCGCGAGTGGAATGAAACGGGTATTAGAAACGGTATTTCCCACCTGA